The following coding sequences are from one Paenibacillus tundrae window:
- a CDS encoding DUF2075 domain-containing protein: MIIYSSNALAFRESVDNNQITVQIEEAFIKGMGKRPNQGEVRAWNNSMQFMEKIIRNSKVADDCGILIEYNIPSTSKRIDFIIAGQDEQKNDNFVIVELKQWDAVEAMDREDVVRAFIGGRTRETPHPSYQAWSYKQYLSDMNEAVYSKDINGYSCAYLHNYRTVQPDPLQYNQYQDIIREAPLFLADDASKLQDFLKRHVGQGNGVNLLYLIENGKIRPSKKLIDHIDGLFQGNSDFVLLDEQKVAYEAIMSLAKQTDVKRTIIVQGGPGTGKSVISMNALGGLLKNKLNVKFIAPNASFRTVMVETLTQRQARNKTRTKMLFTGSSQFYKEPADMYDVLVVDEAHRLKGKGAYQYLGENQIEDIIKASKVNVFFIDDFQRIRPEDIGSIDEIKRLAALYNSEVHEYSLAAQFRCSGAEGFLNWVDDALQIRPTANFDGWDQDSFEFKLVDTPNEVYDLIKGKNDQGYKARMLAGFAWNWTADKEGNRNGEIPDVTIEEHRFAMPWNARSISSTWAIHESGIDQVGCVHTSQGLEFDYVGVIIGNDLKFDSEKMELYSDYDEYKDRMGKRGLKFKNEELTKLIKNIYKILMSRGMKGCYVYCRDKELMNYLCSRANSK, encoded by the coding sequence TTGATCATATACAGCAGCAACGCATTAGCTTTCCGGGAATCAGTTGATAACAATCAAATTACAGTTCAGATTGAAGAAGCATTTATTAAAGGGATGGGGAAAAGACCTAATCAAGGAGAAGTACGTGCTTGGAACAACTCTATGCAGTTTATGGAAAAAATTATCCGTAATTCGAAGGTAGCAGATGACTGCGGGATATTAATTGAGTACAACATTCCTTCTACAAGTAAACGAATAGATTTTATCATTGCAGGTCAGGATGAACAAAAGAATGATAACTTTGTAATCGTTGAGTTAAAACAATGGGATGCAGTAGAGGCTATGGATCGCGAGGATGTTGTAAGGGCCTTTATTGGAGGTAGAACAAGAGAGACACCGCATCCTTCATATCAAGCATGGTCATACAAACAGTATTTGAGTGATATGAATGAGGCCGTATATTCCAAAGATATTAATGGATACTCATGTGCATATCTACATAACTACAGGACAGTACAGCCGGACCCCCTTCAATATAATCAATATCAGGATATCATCCGTGAAGCTCCTTTGTTTTTAGCCGATGATGCATCTAAACTTCAAGATTTCCTAAAAAGGCATGTGGGTCAAGGGAATGGAGTTAATTTACTTTATTTAATTGAGAATGGTAAAATTCGTCCTTCCAAGAAGCTAATTGATCATATCGATGGATTATTTCAAGGGAACTCTGATTTTGTTTTACTTGATGAGCAGAAGGTTGCATACGAGGCCATTATGAGCCTTGCCAAGCAAACAGATGTAAAACGCACAATCATTGTGCAAGGTGGGCCTGGAACAGGTAAATCAGTGATATCTATGAATGCCCTTGGTGGATTACTTAAAAATAAGTTGAATGTTAAATTCATTGCCCCAAATGCTTCATTCCGGACGGTTATGGTAGAGACCTTGACTCAGCGACAAGCTAGAAACAAAACTAGGACAAAGATGTTATTTACGGGATCAAGTCAGTTTTACAAAGAGCCAGCTGATATGTACGACGTACTTGTTGTGGATGAGGCGCATCGCTTAAAAGGTAAAGGAGCATATCAATATCTTGGGGAGAATCAGATCGAGGATATCATAAAAGCATCTAAAGTGAATGTGTTTTTCATAGATGATTTTCAACGTATTCGTCCTGAAGATATAGGTTCTATAGACGAGATTAAACGTTTAGCTGCCCTATATAATTCGGAAGTGCATGAATATTCACTAGCAGCACAGTTCCGTTGTTCTGGAGCAGAAGGATTTTTGAATTGGGTTGATGATGCTTTACAGATTCGTCCCACCGCTAATTTTGATGGTTGGGATCAAGATTCTTTTGAATTCAAACTAGTAGACACGCCTAACGAAGTATACGATCTAATCAAAGGTAAAAACGATCAGGGGTATAAGGCGAGGATGTTGGCAGGTTTTGCTTGGAATTGGACAGCTGATAAAGAAGGTAATCGCAATGGGGAAATTCCGGATGTAACTATTGAAGAACATCGTTTTGCTATGCCTTGGAATGCACGTTCTATATCAAGCACCTGGGCCATTCATGAGAGTGGTATAGATCAGGTTGGGTGCGTTCATACGTCTCAAGGTCTTGAGTTTGATTATGTAGGCGTTATCATAGGGAATGATCTTAAATTCGATTCGGAGAAAATGGAACTTTATTCAGATTATGATGAGTACAAAGATAGAATGGGAAAACGAGGACTTAAATTTAAGAATGAGGAACTAACAAAACTTATCAAAAATATTTATAAAATCTTGATGTCTCGGGGGATGAAAGGTTGTTATGTTTACTGTCGGGATAAAGAATTGATGAATTATTTATGTAGCAGAGCAAATTCAAAATGA
- a CDS encoding helix-turn-helix domain-containing protein, with product MNEDREVLKLVGARIRALRKERGYSQESLGEKGGFHFSYIGQIERGEKNVSLVNLAKIAESLEVNLIQLFAYIEEEFEVTEDEKQIKEIVQLLRDSSSDNIRVAKNVIKGILM from the coding sequence ATGAACGAGGACAGAGAAGTTTTGAAACTGGTTGGAGCCAGAATTCGTGCACTACGCAAAGAAAGAGGGTATTCACAGGAATCCCTCGGAGAAAAAGGCGGATTTCATTTTTCATACATAGGACAGATTGAACGTGGAGAAAAGAATGTTTCTTTGGTGAACCTGGCAAAGATCGCTGAGTCACTGGAAGTTAATTTGATTCAATTATTTGCTTATATAGAAGAAGAGTTTGAGGTAACTGAAGATGAGAAACAAATCAAAGAAATTGTACAACTACTAAGAGATTCTTCTTCTGATAATATTCGTGTAGCTAAAAATGTTATTAAAGGAATATTGATGTGA
- a CDS encoding HEPN domain-containing protein produces the protein MARNWFNTEAHCNHQVDFTPRLQDHDISTRPRFKHTPAYHMLRTTLMAYHKHAKYHLKLATIMRNQNQFKACLILCDWALASMIKALYIYKYHSVHPPKELTMNEILPLVHTDTEPGLDIALFIGTIQHISSLADYPNDQSIELNNIEKLLQRTEEILDELATRMKDDSSE, from the coding sequence ATGGCAAGAAATTGGTTCAATACCGAAGCGCATTGTAATCACCAAGTAGATTTTACCCCACGTTTGCAAGATCATGATATTTCCACACGACCTAGGTTCAAACATACTCCTGCTTACCATATGCTACGTACCACATTAATGGCCTATCACAAACATGCTAAGTATCATCTCAAACTTGCCACCATCATGCGTAATCAAAATCAGTTCAAAGCCTGCCTCATTCTCTGCGATTGGGCTCTAGCCTCCATGATCAAGGCACTATATATCTATAAGTATCACTCAGTACATCCACCCAAGGAACTCACCATGAACGAAATCTTGCCTTTAGTGCATACGGACACTGAACCCGGATTGGATATCGCTTTGTTCATCGGTACGATACAACATATTTCTTCTCTAGCAGATTACCCGAACGACCAGTCAATAGAACTGAACAACATCGAAAAGCTTCTTCAACGAACAGAAGAGATATTGGATGAGTTGGCCACTCGAATGAAGGATGATTCATCAGAGTAA
- a CDS encoding nucleoside triphosphate pyrophosphohydrolase has translation MPTYNKLVRDKIPHIITSSGKECRTRILDPEEYKQELRTKLREEADEYAEAANDQDALEELADMLEVIRALAEVHGANVAQLDKLRADKAEARGGFQERVYLIDVDEA, from the coding sequence ATGCCTACATACAACAAATTGGTGCGGGACAAGATTCCGCATATTATCACATCCAGTGGGAAGGAATGCCGTACACGTATTCTTGATCCTGAGGAATATAAGCAAGAACTGAGAACGAAACTGCGTGAAGAAGCAGACGAATATGCAGAGGCAGCTAACGATCAAGACGCACTGGAAGAGCTGGCTGACATGCTCGAAGTGATTCGCGCTTTGGCTGAAGTGCATGGGGCGAATGTCGCACAACTGGACAAGCTGCGGGCAGATAAGGCAGAGGCACGTGGTGGATTCCAAGAACGGGTGTATCTAATCGATGTCGACGAAGCTTAA
- a CDS encoding DEAD/DEAH box helicase family protein: MSTKLNVKLITDNLADELIARMQHASGIYIMTSFIMQSGVRLLAPHLKSAVERGAEVRMLAGDYLYITQPEGLQALCDVDERIEVRLWRSMGTSFHPKAYLFDYDNGEGLLIVGSSNFSLSALKTGYEWNLAMNAEAEPYTFQMALDKFMQSFYHETTLPVNSDSISLYEGEYRKYHQKNPELIQRITELEEAEFGNRLPEDAEEMIAELSTEMIEPRAAQSAALEALEGIVEEQYDKAMVVMATGLGKTYLAGFFARSFKRVLFIAHREEILFQAKKSFARIMPERSFGIYNGQYKDGEADCVFASIYTLSLQRHRDVFAPDAFDLIIVDEFHHAAAKSYMSVIKHFQPQFLLGITATPDRLDGKDVYALCDGNVAYQMHFIDAIRRGWLSPFQYYGVFDDTDYSQIRWMGTKYDEEQLMAAQLHEDHVEKMYSAWLQHKQTRTIGFCSSIRQADYLAAYFRSQGVKVLSLHSRTSEMSREEAIRRLDEGELEIILTVDLFNEGTDIPRVDTLLFARPTESLTVFTQQLGRGLRLAEGKSHCVIIDLIGNYRNADIKLSLLDMRDHEETSGKRNDSSVPEVPANCVIHLDTQVINLLQELSRKRMPRREKLHQDFLDVKRELGRIPTYLELHLMGRSKSIGYRSDFGSYIGFLYWAELLSAYEGEVYIRQEAWLRDVEKTIMNKSYKMVVLLYMLERGEDHWMEPITPSEMASFFHTYLTEKAYRKRKDFSDKGKLKLWDWNEKTAFEIEKLIIDMPMSMWSGAKGSMTRFVDGVFSLNVQVQNADERSLLYRWTKEICLYRLHAYFERGNSSIQT; the protein is encoded by the coding sequence ATGTCGACGAAGCTTAACGTTAAACTCATCACGGATAACTTGGCAGATGAACTTATTGCCCGGATGCAGCATGCGTCCGGGATTTATATTATGACGTCCTTTATTATGCAATCGGGTGTAAGGCTGCTTGCACCACATTTGAAAAGCGCAGTTGAACGTGGTGCCGAGGTGCGAATGCTAGCTGGAGACTACTTATACATCACTCAACCCGAAGGGCTACAGGCATTATGCGATGTAGATGAACGGATTGAGGTACGACTGTGGCGGAGTATGGGAACGTCTTTTCACCCCAAGGCTTATTTGTTTGACTATGATAACGGGGAAGGGTTGCTGATTGTAGGCTCGTCCAACTTTTCGCTCTCTGCACTAAAGACAGGTTATGAATGGAATCTAGCAATGAATGCTGAGGCTGAACCGTATACATTCCAGATGGCACTGGATAAGTTCATGCAGAGTTTCTATCACGAAACAACCTTACCTGTTAACTCAGATTCTATCTCTCTGTACGAAGGAGAGTATCGTAAATATCATCAAAAAAATCCTGAGCTAATTCAGCGGATTACCGAGCTAGAGGAAGCAGAGTTTGGGAATCGACTACCGGAGGATGCGGAGGAAATGATTGCTGAATTATCTACGGAGATGATTGAACCGAGAGCCGCACAATCAGCAGCTTTGGAAGCACTCGAAGGCATTGTGGAAGAGCAGTATGATAAGGCGATGGTTGTGATGGCGACAGGACTTGGGAAAACGTATCTGGCTGGCTTCTTCGCTCGTAGCTTTAAAAGGGTACTGTTCATTGCACATCGGGAAGAGATTCTGTTCCAAGCGAAAAAGTCTTTTGCACGCATCATGCCAGAACGTAGCTTCGGCATCTATAACGGTCAGTACAAAGATGGAGAGGCAGATTGTGTATTTGCTTCGATCTATACGCTTAGTTTACAGCGACATCGGGATGTGTTTGCACCTGATGCATTCGATCTCATTATCGTAGATGAATTTCACCATGCGGCTGCAAAGTCGTATATGTCTGTCATTAAGCATTTTCAGCCCCAGTTCCTACTTGGCATTACGGCTACGCCAGATCGACTGGATGGTAAGGATGTATACGCCCTGTGTGATGGGAACGTAGCGTACCAAATGCATTTTATTGATGCGATTCGGCGAGGCTGGCTTTCCCCATTCCAATATTACGGTGTTTTTGATGACACGGATTATTCGCAGATTCGCTGGATGGGCACGAAATATGATGAAGAACAGCTCATGGCAGCACAGTTGCATGAGGATCATGTGGAGAAAATGTATTCGGCATGGCTTCAACATAAGCAGACACGTACGATTGGCTTCTGCTCCTCCATCCGTCAGGCAGATTATCTGGCTGCGTATTTTCGCAGTCAGGGAGTGAAGGTGCTGAGTCTACATTCGCGTACATCGGAGATGTCTCGTGAAGAAGCTATTCGGCGGCTTGATGAGGGCGAACTAGAGATTATTTTAACGGTGGATCTGTTCAACGAGGGGACAGATATTCCTCGTGTGGATACGTTGTTGTTCGCGCGTCCAACCGAATCACTTACAGTGTTCACCCAACAGTTAGGACGTGGTCTTCGGTTAGCGGAAGGTAAATCTCATTGTGTCATCATCGACCTCATCGGGAATTATCGGAATGCGGACATCAAGCTGAGTTTACTGGATATGCGTGACCACGAAGAAACAAGTGGGAAAAGAAACGATTCTTCTGTACCTGAGGTTCCCGCTAACTGTGTTATTCATCTGGATACCCAGGTCATAAACCTGCTACAGGAGTTAAGCCGGAAGAGGATGCCTCGTCGAGAGAAGCTGCATCAGGACTTTCTGGATGTGAAGAGAGAATTAGGACGTATTCCGACATATCTCGAGCTGCATCTGATGGGACGTTCCAAAAGCATTGGGTATCGAAGCGACTTTGGATCGTATATTGGTTTTCTATACTGGGCAGAGTTACTGTCAGCGTATGAGGGTGAAGTTTATATTCGTCAGGAAGCATGGCTGAGAGATGTGGAGAAGACCATCATGAACAAAAGCTATAAGATGGTTGTGCTACTTTACATGCTGGAACGTGGAGAGGATCACTGGATGGAGCCGATAACACCAAGCGAGATGGCGAGCTTTTTCCATACATACCTGACCGAGAAGGCATATCGGAAACGCAAAGACTTTTCGGATAAAGGTAAGCTCAAACTCTGGGACTGGAATGAGAAGACGGCATTTGAGATTGAAAAATTGATTATCGACATGCCGATGTCCATGTGGAGCGGAGCGAAGGGCAGTATGACTCGTTTCGTGGACGGAGTGTTTTCACTGAATGTGCAAGTGCAGAATGCAGACGAACGATCACTGTTATATCGTTGGACGAAAGAAATCTGTCTGTACAGATTGCATGCATATTTCGAGCGGGGAAACTCTAGTATACAAACTTAA
- a CDS encoding dihydroorotate dehydrogenase (quinone): MSNKIIDFYKGYEGEPEIQISYRSKNEGSVTLRIWEGYFDNIMMGIRADSNHWTALAYYYHLHEGWYENSPWAIPDIDAALEQLELVNKAEFYDETQEILKHFIEILLNAKSNNEEVWIAYD, translated from the coding sequence TTGAGTAATAAGATCATAGATTTCTATAAGGGCTACGAAGGTGAACCGGAGATACAGATCAGTTACAGATCCAAAAATGAAGGCAGCGTAACTTTACGAATTTGGGAAGGTTATTTTGATAATATAATGATGGGGATTAGAGCGGATTCTAATCATTGGACAGCCTTAGCGTATTATTATCATTTGCACGAAGGATGGTACGAGAATAGTCCGTGGGCCATTCCTGATATTGATGCGGCACTAGAGCAACTAGAGCTGGTTAATAAAGCCGAATTCTATGATGAGACTCAGGAGATACTTAAACATTTTATTGAAATATTGTTGAATGCCAAATCAAATAACGAGGAAGTTTGGATTGCATATGATTAA
- a CDS encoding copper amine oxidase N-terminal domain-containing protein, with the protein MKKVVMFIAALCVVTVAGALYASAGKVSAAAPTYTLTVNGKPMQVSKSELMPYEQKGTVLVPLRATAEALGYKVSWVAAEKAVSVEDSIQSALVKNGSTQVTFTGKLKIINLSQDMELPVPAQTKKGTMYVPASFFEPFFNEVVVNEGNVSISAQMSSIQ; encoded by the coding sequence ATGAAAAAGGTGGTTATGTTCATCGCTGCACTATGCGTGGTCACGGTGGCGGGGGCTTTATATGCTTCGGCAGGCAAAGTGAGCGCAGCGGCTCCAACGTATACGTTAACCGTGAATGGAAAACCGATGCAAGTAAGTAAATCTGAGCTGATGCCTTATGAGCAAAAAGGAACCGTCTTGGTGCCATTACGTGCTACGGCGGAAGCACTGGGCTACAAAGTCAGCTGGGTTGCTGCTGAAAAGGCCGTATCTGTCGAAGACAGCATACAGTCTGCTCTGGTGAAGAACGGCAGTACCCAAGTGACGTTTACAGGCAAGCTGAAAATCATCAACTTGAGTCAGGATATGGAGTTACCAGTTCCTGCACAGACCAAGAAGGGTACGATGTATGTGCCAGCTTCGTTCTTCGAACCTTTCTTCAATGAAGTTGTGGTGAACGAGGGCAACGTTTCGATCTCGGCACAGATGTCTTCGATTCAATAA
- a CDS encoding MerR family transcriptional regulator has translation MKTPYFTIKDIMQITGVTKRALHYYDKTDLLKPSKIEANGYRLYDQEALGNLQTILLFKEMNFSLKDIATMMKLSKDEQKELLKEHRGTLVQRKQKLQTIIDQLDEYVNGTDISQLQLFDDSPIMTIQEQYESEAKFVYGDTSKYQEFEANMNRLSAQDQQKAYQQFSVNMETVFYELAKHQDHSPASTEVQQLIDQWKKQLESFMVCDPEILVCIAETYTTDRRYALYFEQFGDEYFLRFLYQAILVYAQGEGDESRLV, from the coding sequence ATGAAGACACCCTATTTCACCATTAAAGACATTATGCAGATCACCGGCGTAACCAAGCGCGCATTGCATTACTATGATAAAACGGATCTGTTGAAACCGAGTAAAATTGAAGCCAATGGCTATCGGTTATATGATCAGGAAGCACTGGGGAATCTGCAAACGATTCTTCTGTTCAAAGAAATGAATTTTTCATTGAAAGACATTGCAACGATGATGAAATTATCCAAAGATGAACAAAAGGAACTTTTAAAAGAACATCGCGGTACACTCGTGCAACGAAAACAAAAGCTACAAACGATCATTGACCAGTTGGACGAATATGTGAATGGAACGGATATCTCTCAACTTCAACTGTTTGACGATTCTCCCATCATGACCATTCAAGAACAGTATGAATCTGAGGCGAAGTTCGTCTATGGGGACACCTCTAAATATCAGGAATTCGAAGCCAATATGAACAGACTATCCGCACAAGATCAGCAAAAAGCCTACCAGCAGTTCTCTGTAAACATGGAGACAGTATTTTATGAATTGGCGAAACATCAGGATCACTCTCCCGCTTCTACGGAGGTGCAACAACTGATAGATCAATGGAAAAAGCAGCTTGAATCCTTTATGGTCTGTGATCCTGAGATTCTGGTCTGTATCGCAGAGACTTATACGACAGATCGCCGATATGCCCTATATTTTGAGCAGTTTGGGGATGAGTATTTTTTAAGGTTTTTGTACCAAGCTATTCTGGTTTATGCGCAAGGAGAAGGTGACGAATCGCGCCTCGTGTAA
- a CDS encoding DUF2268 domain-containing protein, producing the protein MQITALRSDQIYKTIMEAAPEEKLELYRQLMMEPFMNKWNIQQIPFRASEPHGFDVIMMNNFMNISPEDITAEICEPLAAISSEAFWQKCHEAVTRSLSTFRESGITLSVSEYLYTILLGDKNSPSLTMNEGISGDGGIPGYIIANLIPNSYTLPRIQSVLAHECNHNVRYQYIQWNPQITLGEMIVSEGLAENFATFLYGEELLGPWVTKTNVETLNSIIKPNMKDQLQVTGFDQINPYLYGDELAKLQNFSPVGMPYAAGYACGYHLIQYYLNQTGSSIMEATITPASIILAETKGFWNEDTLFHH; encoded by the coding sequence ATGCAGATTACCGCTTTGCGTTCAGATCAGATTTATAAAACGATAATGGAAGCCGCACCTGAGGAAAAGTTAGAGCTGTACCGGCAACTTATGATGGAGCCTTTTATGAACAAATGGAACATTCAGCAGATCCCATTTCGCGCGAGTGAGCCACATGGGTTTGATGTTATTATGATGAATAATTTCATGAATATCTCCCCTGAGGATATAACCGCTGAGATCTGCGAGCCGTTAGCAGCGATTTCGTCTGAAGCATTTTGGCAAAAGTGTCATGAAGCCGTTACTAGGAGTCTATCTACCTTTAGGGAGAGCGGGATTACGTTATCCGTCTCTGAATATCTGTACACGATTTTATTAGGTGACAAGAATAGTCCTTCCCTTACGATGAACGAAGGAATTAGCGGAGATGGTGGCATTCCGGGGTATATTATTGCGAACCTCATCCCCAATAGCTATACTCTACCTCGAATCCAATCTGTGTTAGCTCACGAATGCAATCATAACGTAAGATATCAATATATCCAGTGGAACCCACAGATTACCCTGGGAGAAATGATTGTTAGTGAGGGGCTTGCTGAAAACTTTGCTACATTCTTATATGGAGAAGAGTTATTGGGACCTTGGGTGACCAAAACAAACGTGGAAACATTGAATTCCATCATTAAACCTAACATGAAGGATCAACTTCAAGTGACTGGATTCGACCAGATTAATCCGTACCTATATGGCGATGAACTGGCGAAATTGCAAAATTTCAGTCCAGTAGGAATGCCCTATGCTGCTGGCTATGCCTGTGGCTACCATTTAATCCAATACTATCTGAACCAAACAGGCTCATCCATTATGGAAGCCACCATTACTCCGGCAAGTATTATTCTTGCTGAAACAAAGGGATTTTGGAATGAAGACACCCTATTTCACCATTAA
- a CDS encoding galactokinase, with product MTTQVTELIQSKQGQALLAQMYGPQHVEEQGARYVKLDASFREHFGEQEQVQLFSSPGRSEIGGNHTDHNHGKVLAGSITLDTIAVAVPTDDNVITFYSEGYDKQYIIDLANLKPNAEDDGTTGLIRGIAAGLVELGHNIGGFKADISSNVFAASGVSSSASFEMLISAILNHFYNDGKLDVVTLAKIGQYAENHFWNKPSGLLDQMACAYGGLISIDFANPAEPVIEPVEWNFQENGYSLVIVNTGGNHADLTEDYASVPNEMKAVAQALGKEYVREITEEDIYAKLPAIREAAGDRAVLRALHFLSENQRVDGQVHALRDGRFADFLSLITASGNSSWKWLQNVYQSGASRAQEISVALALTENYLSKLGDGACRVHGGGFAGVILAIVPNEKAEEYMNWMRGMLDTPVIVVNVRQHGSICLNAELNKA from the coding sequence ATGACCACACAGGTAACAGAACTCATTCAATCAAAACAGGGACAGGCATTGCTCGCGCAAATGTACGGGCCACAGCATGTCGAAGAGCAGGGTGCGCGTTATGTGAAGCTGGATGCTTCATTCCGTGAGCACTTTGGTGAGCAGGAGCAAGTTCAATTGTTCAGCTCCCCGGGGCGCAGCGAGATCGGTGGTAACCATACAGATCATAACCATGGTAAAGTTTTGGCGGGTAGCATCACGCTTGATACCATTGCGGTGGCTGTACCAACAGACGATAATGTGATTACGTTTTATTCCGAAGGATACGACAAGCAGTATATTATTGATCTCGCTAACTTGAAGCCGAACGCGGAGGATGACGGTACAACTGGACTGATCCGTGGTATCGCTGCTGGACTCGTGGAATTGGGACACAACATCGGTGGATTCAAGGCAGACATCTCCAGTAACGTATTTGCGGCTTCTGGCGTGAGCTCTTCTGCATCCTTTGAGATGCTGATCAGTGCGATCCTGAACCATTTCTACAATGATGGTAAGCTGGATGTGGTGACGCTGGCGAAGATTGGACAATATGCGGAAAATCACTTCTGGAATAAACCATCCGGTCTTCTGGATCAGATGGCTTGTGCCTATGGTGGATTGATCTCCATCGATTTTGCCAATCCGGCTGAACCTGTGATTGAGCCTGTGGAATGGAATTTCCAAGAAAACGGATATTCCTTGGTCATCGTGAATACAGGTGGTAACCATGCGGATCTGACCGAAGACTACGCTTCGGTGCCGAACGAGATGAAAGCAGTCGCACAGGCGCTTGGTAAGGAGTATGTTCGTGAAATTACGGAAGAAGATATTTATGCGAAGCTGCCAGCGATCCGTGAAGCGGCTGGAGATCGTGCGGTGCTGCGTGCACTTCATTTCTTGTCGGAGAACCAGCGTGTAGATGGACAGGTGCATGCACTGCGTGATGGACGTTTTGCTGATTTCCTATCCCTGATTACGGCATCCGGTAACTCATCATGGAAATGGCTCCAGAACGTATATCAGAGCGGAGCTTCCCGTGCACAGGAAATTTCGGTGGCTCTCGCGCTGACAGAGAACTACCTCAGCAAGCTCGGCGATGGCGCATGTCGCGTACACGGCGGTGGATTCGCTGGCGTAATTCTGGCGATTGTACCAAATGAGAAAGCAGAAGAATACATGAACTGGATGCGCGGTATGCTGGATACTCCAGTAATCGTAGTTAACGTACGTCAGCATGGTTCCATCTGCCTGAATGCGGAACTGAACAAGGCATAA